One Cryptomeria japonica chromosome 9, Sugi_1.0, whole genome shotgun sequence genomic window carries:
- the LOC131038043 gene encoding peptidyl-prolyl cis-trans isomerase gives MANPRVFFDIQIGNSQAGRIVMELYADSTPKTAENFRALCTGEKGSGRSGKPLHFKGSKFHRVIPGFMCQGGDFTRGDGTGGESIYGSKFADENFSKKHTGPGILSMANAGPNTNGSQFFLCTAQTSWLDGKHVVFGQVVDGMDVVREIEKVGSSGGNTSKPVLIADCGQL, from the coding sequence ATGGCAAATCCGAGGGTGTTCTTCGACATTCAGATCGGTAACAGTCAAGCTGGTCGGATTGTGATGGAATTGTACGCGGACAGTACCCCTAAAACGGCTGAGAATTTCCGAGCCCTGTGTACGGGCGAGAAAGGCAGTGGCCGGTCCGGAAAGCCTCTGCACTTCAAGGGCTCTAAGTTCCACCGAGTGATTCCAGGGTTTATGTGCCAGGGCGGCGATTTTACCCGCGGCGATGGCACGGGTGGGGAATCTATCTATGGCAGCAAATTCGCCGATGAGAACTTCTCCAAGAAGCACACGGGCCCTGGAATCTTGTCCATGGCGAATGCTGGGCCTAATACCAATGGCTCTCAGTTTTTTCTCTGCACTGCACAGACTTCCTGGTTGGATGGCAAACATGTTGTGTTTGGTCAAGTTGTGGATGGAATGGATGTTGTGCGCGAGATTGAGAAGGTGGGATCAAGCGGCGGCAACACCTCTAAACCTGTGCTCATTGCTGACTGTGGTCAGCTTTGA